In Cryptomeria japonica chromosome 10, Sugi_1.0, whole genome shotgun sequence, a genomic segment contains:
- the LOC131029131 gene encoding non-specific lipid-transfer protein, whose protein sequence is MARAMEGSNVSKLVFLVVVIIGVVVVGMSGEVEGALSCSTVVSDLTPCLNYVAGSAAQPTQGCCNGVKALNAAAKTTADRRSACNCIKSTAASTKANYNKVGKLPGLCGVKLGYTITPSINCNTVP, encoded by the exons ATGGCCAGAGCAATGGAGGGCAGCAATGTGAGCAAATTAGTTTTCTTAGTGGTGGTGATAATTGGCGTTGTGGTGGTGGGAATGAGCGGTGAGGTGGAGGGAGCGCTATCGTGCTCAACGGTGGTGTCTGATTTAACTCCCTGCCTCAACTACGTGGCGGGGAGCGCTGCTCAGCCTACGCAGGGATGCTGTAATGGCGTTAAGGCTCTCAACGCCGCCGCTAAAACTACGGCTGATCGGCGATCTGCATGCAATTGCATTAAGTCTACTGCGGCGTCCACCAAAGCTAACTATAATAAGGTTGGGAAGCTGCCTGGTCTCTGTGGGGTTAAGCTCGGCTATACCATAACACCCTCGATTAACTGCAACAC GGTTCCCTGA